Proteins encoded together in one Bradyrhizobium sp. CB82 window:
- a CDS encoding ABC transporter ATP-binding protein: MSKQPILSLEGLGVRLPKGADRTHALNDISLSIASNEILCVVGESGSGKSMMANAIMRLLPGEVRIENGRMMFDGRDLCTSDPAVMREVRGAAIAMIFQEPMTALNPLRTVGDQIAEMFRIHTDLSKAEIGARVLSLLEDVRIPNPKAAAKAYPHELSGGQRQRAMIAMALALDPKLLIADEPTTALDVTTQAQILKLIRDLQQRKKTAVLFITHDFGVVAEIADRVVVMQHGKIVEQGTADDVLNRPTHAYTKQLIAAVPPLTAPPPRPLSSDNILTISNVAKTYRTGGFLGRGVRVTAAVKDASLMLPKGATLGIVGESGSGKSTLARCIVRLIDPDNGAILLDGKDWAKLERDEIRRETRHIQMVFQDPFASLNPRRKAAELVAQGPIVHGTPRATAMTEARELFALVGLDPSAGDRFPHEFSGGQRQRIGLARALALKPDVLIADEPVSALDVSVQAQVLKLLGELRERLGLSIVFITHDLRVAAQVCDLVAVMKEGEIVEHGLVAGVFGRPQHPYTQALLASVPGGAFAREHETAV, encoded by the coding sequence ATGAGCAAGCAGCCGATCCTCTCTCTGGAAGGCCTCGGCGTCCGCCTGCCCAAGGGCGCCGATCGCACGCATGCGCTGAACGATATTTCGCTGTCGATCGCCTCGAACGAGATCCTCTGCGTCGTCGGCGAATCCGGCTCCGGCAAGTCGATGATGGCCAATGCCATCATGCGGCTGTTGCCGGGCGAGGTCAGGATCGAGAACGGCCGGATGATGTTCGACGGCCGCGATCTCTGCACGAGCGACCCGGCCGTGATGCGCGAAGTGCGTGGCGCCGCTATCGCCATGATCTTCCAGGAACCGATGACGGCGCTCAATCCGCTGCGGACCGTCGGCGACCAGATCGCGGAGATGTTCCGGATCCACACCGATCTCTCCAAGGCGGAGATCGGCGCGCGGGTGCTGTCGCTGCTCGAGGACGTCCGCATTCCCAATCCGAAGGCTGCGGCCAAGGCCTATCCGCACGAGCTTTCCGGCGGCCAGCGCCAGCGTGCGATGATCGCCATGGCGCTGGCGCTCGACCCAAAGCTCCTGATCGCGGACGAGCCGACCACCGCGCTTGACGTCACCACACAGGCACAGATCCTGAAGCTGATCCGCGACCTGCAACAACGCAAGAAGACGGCGGTGCTGTTCATCACCCATGATTTCGGCGTCGTCGCCGAGATCGCCGACCGCGTCGTGGTCATGCAGCACGGGAAGATCGTGGAGCAAGGCACGGCCGATGACGTGCTGAACCGCCCGACGCACGCCTACACGAAGCAGCTCATCGCCGCCGTCCCGCCGCTGACGGCGCCGCCGCCGCGGCCGCTGTCATCAGACAATATCCTCACCATCAGCAACGTCGCCAAGACCTATCGCACCGGCGGCTTTCTCGGCCGTGGTGTGCGCGTCACCGCGGCGGTGAAGGACGCTTCGTTGATGCTGCCCAAGGGCGCAACGCTCGGCATCGTCGGCGAGTCAGGCTCAGGCAAATCGACGCTGGCGCGCTGCATCGTACGGCTGATCGATCCCGACAACGGCGCGATCCTGCTCGACGGCAAGGATTGGGCAAAGCTGGAGCGCGACGAGATCCGCCGCGAGACCCGTCACATTCAGATGGTGTTCCAGGACCCCTTTGCCTCGCTCAACCCCCGGCGCAAGGCGGCCGAGTTGGTCGCGCAGGGCCCCATCGTCCACGGCACGCCGCGCGCGACCGCGATGACCGAAGCCAGGGAACTGTTCGCGCTGGTCGGGCTGGATCCATCCGCCGGCGACCGCTTTCCGCACGAATTCTCCGGCGGCCAGCGCCAGCGCATCGGTCTTGCGCGCGCGCTCGCGCTGAAGCCGGATGTCCTGATCGCGGACGAGCCGGTGTCTGCGCTCGACGTGTCGGTGCAGGCGCAGGTCCTAAAGCTGCTCGGCGAATTGCGCGAACGGCTCGGGCTCTCGATCGTCTTCATTACCCACGATCTGCGCGTTGCAGCGCAGGTCTGCGACCTCGTCGCGGTCATGAAGGAGGGCGAGATCGTCGAGCACGGGCTGGTGGCCGGCGTGTTCGGCCGGCCGCAACATCCCTACACCCAGGCGCTGCTCGCCTCGGTCCCGGGCGGCGCGTTCGCACGGGAGCATGAGACGGCCGTATAG
- a CDS encoding ABC transporter permease, translated as MDAVKRYFRSPAAVIGLVLLLAVIAMAISAGALYPRDPLALAGRPLVWPFTNARFPLGTDNSGRDIAAQIFYGARISLLIGGVATVIAVAIGTLMGAFAGYYGGWVDNILMRITEAFQTLPNFVLLLVLVAVFGSTLTTVTIAIGIVSWPAPARLTRAEFLSLRNREFVQAGRTLGMRDLQLILGEILPNALPPVIVYASVVMALSILLESALAFLRLSDPNVASWGNLIGLGRDVLRVQWYVSAIPGIAILVTVLAVSLVGQGLNDALNPRLKSR; from the coding sequence ATGGACGCCGTAAAGCGTTATTTTCGCAGCCCCGCGGCCGTGATCGGCCTCGTTCTCCTGCTCGCCGTGATCGCGATGGCGATCTCCGCCGGCGCGCTCTATCCGCGCGATCCGCTGGCGCTCGCCGGCCGGCCGCTGGTGTGGCCGTTCACCAATGCGCGCTTCCCGCTCGGCACGGACAATTCGGGGCGCGATATCGCGGCGCAGATTTTCTACGGCGCGCGGATCTCGCTGCTGATCGGGGGCGTCGCCACCGTGATCGCCGTTGCGATCGGCACACTGATGGGGGCGTTTGCCGGCTACTATGGCGGCTGGGTCGACAACATCCTGATGCGGATCACGGAGGCCTTCCAGACGCTGCCGAATTTCGTGCTGCTGCTCGTGCTCGTCGCCGTGTTCGGCTCGACGCTGACGACGGTGACGATCGCGATCGGCATCGTCTCCTGGCCGGCGCCGGCGCGGCTGACCCGCGCCGAGTTCCTGTCGCTGCGCAACCGCGAATTCGTCCAGGCCGGACGCACGCTCGGCATGAGAGACCTTCAGCTCATCCTGGGCGAGATCCTGCCCAACGCCCTGCCGCCCGTGATCGTCTATGCCAGCGTGGTGATGGCGCTCTCGATCCTGCTGGAGAGTGCGCTCGCCTTCCTGCGGCTCTCCGATCCCAACGTGGCATCCTGGGGCAACCTCATTGGCCTCGGGCGCGACGTGCTGCGCGTGCAGTGGTACGTCTCGGCCATTCCCGGCATCGCCATCCTCGTCACCGTGCTTGCGGTCTCGCTGGTCGGCCAGGGCCTGAACGACGCGCTCAATCCGAGGCTGAAGAGCCGATGA
- a CDS encoding FAD-dependent oxidoreductase: MSGSTVTWPNSLWAAVTPQGLELPELVGAAKADVVVVGGGFTGLSTALHLREAGVDVAIVEAAEPGWGASGRNNGQVIPTLSRPDPEDIIARHGAVGERFVHLLRGSASTLFEVARRYGIEAEQEQAGWVQPVHSPGRIKIAERRVRQWSKFGAPVELLSREQVRDMLGSDAWYGGFWNRTGGHINPLALARGLARTVLGQGARIYARSPAVSFERRNNRWVVKTLKAEISGRALVMATNAYSGEFSKQLVPDIAHEVMPVLSWQMATLPLSDNVRKTIIPARQAMSDTHGELYFARYDARNRLVTGGAVIGPGNKAERLKTRVTERLRRLWPQIGDVSFDYVWSGYVGMTSDFLPRIHKLGPNAYGWTGCNGRAVALTIPLGDQLAKAVRGVPDSELALPFTNPVPIPAHSLMRKLAPLMLLVYRRRDAREM; the protein is encoded by the coding sequence ATGAGTGGTTCAACCGTCACCTGGCCGAATTCACTGTGGGCCGCGGTCACGCCGCAGGGGCTCGAATTGCCGGAGCTCGTCGGAGCTGCGAAGGCGGATGTGGTCGTGGTCGGCGGCGGCTTCACGGGCCTGTCGACGGCGTTGCACTTGCGCGAAGCCGGCGTCGATGTCGCAATCGTAGAGGCGGCCGAGCCGGGCTGGGGCGCCTCTGGCCGCAACAACGGCCAGGTGATCCCGACCTTGTCTCGCCCGGACCCCGAGGACATCATCGCCCGACACGGCGCGGTCGGCGAGCGCTTCGTCCACCTGTTGCGCGGCAGCGCATCGACGCTTTTCGAGGTGGCGCGGCGTTATGGCATCGAGGCGGAACAGGAGCAGGCGGGCTGGGTGCAGCCGGTGCATTCGCCGGGCCGCATCAAGATCGCGGAGCGGCGGGTGCGGCAATGGTCGAAATTCGGTGCGCCCGTCGAACTGCTCTCGCGCGAGCAGGTGAGGGACATGCTGGGCTCCGACGCCTGGTATGGCGGCTTCTGGAACAGAACCGGCGGCCACATCAATCCGCTCGCGCTGGCGCGCGGCCTGGCGCGCACCGTGCTCGGCCAGGGCGCGCGCATCTACGCGCGCTCCCCGGCTGTGAGCTTTGAGCGGCGCAACAACAGATGGGTGGTGAAGACGCTGAAGGCCGAGATCTCCGGCCGCGCGCTGGTGATGGCGACCAATGCCTATAGCGGCGAGTTCTCCAAGCAGCTCGTGCCCGACATCGCGCATGAGGTGATGCCGGTGCTGTCCTGGCAGATGGCGACGCTGCCGCTGTCGGACAATGTCAGGAAGACGATTATTCCCGCGCGGCAGGCAATGTCGGATACCCATGGCGAGCTGTATTTCGCCCGTTACGACGCGCGCAACCGGCTCGTCACCGGCGGTGCCGTGATCGGGCCCGGCAACAAGGCGGAGCGGCTAAAGACGCGCGTCACCGAGCGCTTGCGGCGGCTCTGGCCACAGATCGGTGACGTCAGCTTCGACTATGTCTGGAGCGGCTATGTCGGCATGACCTCGGATTTCCTGCCGCGGATCCACAAGCTCGGGCCGAATGCCTACGGCTGGACCGGCTGCAACGGCCGCGCGGTGGCGCTGACGATCCCGCTCGGCGATCAGCTTGCGAAAGCGGTGCGCGGCGTGCCGGACAGCGAGCTCGCGCTGCCGTTCACCAATCCGGTGCCGATTCCGGCGCACAGCCTGATGCGCAAGCTCGCACCGCTCATGCTGCTGGTCTACCGGCGCCGCGACGCGCGCGAGATGTAG